One genomic segment of Nitrospirae bacterium CG2_30_53_67 includes these proteins:
- a CDS encoding ATP synthase F0 subunit B produces MLGLSLYQILPAVFLILFLMWILNLLLYRPMLKNMDQRKEIIDGAVRDAKHADQKLKQLQEEYEQALQQARRDAKNIYNKIHEEASAEEKEILQQARLKAEKLMAKAMTDLEKDFDSAKEELRSYVESLSREICVKILGRAL; encoded by the coding sequence GTGCTCGGGCTTTCTCTATATCAGATACTTCCAGCCGTATTCCTCATCTTATTTCTCATGTGGATTCTGAACCTTCTTTTGTACCGCCCCATGCTGAAAAACATGGATCAGCGCAAGGAGATCATTGATGGGGCCGTCCGGGATGCAAAACATGCCGACCAGAAGTTGAAACAATTGCAGGAGGAATACGAGCAGGCCCTTCAGCAGGCCAGGAGGGATGCCAAGAACATATATAACAAGATTCACGAGGAGGCTTCCGCCGAAGAAAAGGAGATCCTGCAACAGGCCCGATTGAAGGCTGAAAAACTCATGGCAAAGGCCATGACCGACCTGGAAAAGGATTTCGACTCTGCAAAAGAAGAGCTTCGGTCCTATGTAGAATCCTTATCCCGCGAGATATGCGTGAAGATCTTGGGAAGGGCTTTGTGA
- a CDS encoding protein-L-isoaspartate O-methyltransferase, with protein MNQKIKRHGLSGEYAEARKRMVQEQILGSGIRDERVLRAMSNVPRHLFVSPAYRYLAYADGPLPIGMGQTISQPYIVAFMTEVLELSPDDRVLEVGTGSGYQAAVLAEIVREVYTIELIPDLGEKARSRLEELGYRNITCRIGDGYLGWPDKAPFDAIMVTAAAGEIPQPLIDQLKVGGRLCIPVGGSDFIQYLIRITKTPTGTERETLLPVRFVPLVHPGRKAP; from the coding sequence ATCAACCAGAAGATCAAGAGACATGGCCTATCCGGGGAGTATGCCGAGGCCAGAAAAAGGATGGTGCAGGAGCAGATCCTCGGCAGCGGGATCAGGGACGAGAGGGTCCTCAGGGCCATGTCCAATGTCCCGAGACATCTCTTCGTGTCTCCGGCCTATCGGTATCTTGCTTACGCAGATGGACCGCTCCCCATCGGGATGGGACAGACCATCTCCCAGCCCTACATCGTGGCCTTCATGACCGAGGTCCTGGAACTGTCCCCTGATGACCGGGTCCTTGAGGTGGGGACCGGTTCGGGGTACCAGGCCGCAGTGCTTGCTGAGATCGTGCGGGAGGTCTATACCATCGAGTTGATCCCGGATCTGGGTGAAAAGGCAAGGAGCCGGCTTGAGGAATTGGGATACAGGAACATCACCTGTCGTATCGGCGACGGTTACCTGGGTTGGCCGGACAAGGCGCCCTTCGACGCGATCATGGTCACGGCCGCTGCCGGGGAGATCCCTCAGCCGCTCATCGACCAGCTCAAAGTGGGGGGACGGCTCTGCATCCCAGTGGGCGGCTCGGATTTCATCCAGTACCTGATCCGGATCACCAAGACGCCGACCGGAACAGAGAGAGAAACCCTCCTCCCGGTCCGCTTCGTTCCCCTGGTGCATCCCGGCAGGAAGGCCCCGTAA
- a CDS encoding ATP synthase F0 subunit B, giving the protein MFRRVQNILLPILLLLAVSGLAAASGGEGGHEEFPSIFSTAMLWRVINFAVLFGFLYKVTSGPVRNFMAARSGQIQSALEQAKQSKEDAEARYKEITGRLAGRDQEFEEIRRTAVANAEKLKERIMEEAHEKVNKIEEKARESIRQEIKKAKESLKQEAVDLALKLSEERLLKEISSSDHKRFVASYLNEMKG; this is encoded by the coding sequence ATGTTCAGGAGGGTACAGAACATCCTTCTTCCGATCTTGCTTCTGCTGGCGGTTTCCGGTTTGGCGGCAGCTTCGGGAGGAGAGGGAGGCCATGAGGAATTCCCATCCATCTTCTCTACGGCTATGCTCTGGCGGGTCATCAACTTTGCAGTGCTTTTTGGTTTTCTTTATAAGGTGACGTCCGGCCCTGTCCGCAATTTCATGGCCGCCCGCAGCGGGCAGATCCAGTCCGCTCTGGAACAAGCCAAGCAAAGCAAGGAGGATGCCGAGGCGAGGTACAAAGAAATCACAGGGCGTCTGGCGGGCCGGGACCAGGAATTTGAAGAGATCCGCAGAACCGCTGTCGCCAATGCAGAAAAACTCAAGGAGCGCATCATGGAGGAGGCGCATGAAAAGGTGAATAAAATAGAAGAGAAGGCCAGAGAGTCCATCCGGCAGGAGATCAAGAAAGCAAAAGAAAGCCTGAAGCAGGAAGCGGTGGATCTGGCCCTGAAACTTTCCGAAGAGAGGCTTTTAAAAGAGATCTCATCGAGCGATCATAAACGATTTGTTGCCTCGTATTTAAACGAGATGAAGGGTTAA
- a CDS encoding ATP synthase F1 subunit delta encodes MSDAVVCRRYAKALADLAVEEGSVDQMVQNLGKTVRMIVENRKLKNFLFNPVSKKENKQKLIDEVSAELKISGLLKKFLNLLARNDRLPQIEGIYRELVHFADQIGNRAEAEVMTPVALADEDKERLRSKLEGMTGKHIYLKLKEDPRLIGGIITRIGSVVYDGSIRSQMAKLKEQITKG; translated from the coding sequence TTGAGTGACGCAGTCGTTTGCAGAAGATACGCCAAGGCCCTGGCCGACCTCGCGGTCGAGGAAGGGTCGGTCGATCAGATGGTGCAAAACCTCGGTAAAACCGTCCGGATGATCGTTGAGAACAGAAAATTAAAGAACTTCCTGTTTAACCCGGTATCTAAGAAGGAGAACAAACAGAAGCTTATAGACGAGGTTTCCGCTGAATTGAAAATCAGCGGGCTTCTTAAAAAGTTTTTGAACCTTCTGGCCAGGAACGACCGGCTTCCTCAGATCGAGGGAATCTATAGGGAACTTGTCCATTTTGCAGACCAGATCGGAAACCGGGCCGAGGCGGAGGTGATGACGCCCGTTGCCCTTGCCGATGAAGACAAGGAGAGGCTCAGGTCCAAGTTGGAGGGTATGACGGGAAAGCATATCTATCTGAAGCTGAAGGAGGACCCCCGGTTGATCGGAGGGATCATTACCAGAATCGGAAGCGTGGTCTATGATGGAAGCATCAGGTCGCAAATGGCGAAACTTAAGGAACA